A single genomic interval of Lentimicrobium saccharophilum harbors:
- a CDS encoding 2-oxoacid:ferredoxin oxidoreductase subunit beta, which yields MNNQPNLTVERSSVELTKEDFVSDQMVKWCPGCGAHAILSSVANVFPKIGYRKENFMFVSGIGCSSRFPYYVNTYGIHGIHGRAAAIASGVKISNPHLSVWVATGDGDSMAIGGNHFIHIIRRNIDVNIMLFNNQIYGLTKGQYSPTTPMGSITKTSPQGTIEHPFNPGELVLGAQGTFFARVIDAVPRLMTEVMFEAAKHDGTSVVEILQNCIIFADKTHDSVTNKEHRDDRTIVLRNGEPMIFGKNKDKGIRLNGTRLEVVNLGENGVTEEDLLVHDAYQQDPGIHLMLAKMSYPHFPVALGVIRSAMYPTYDDMVEEQIAYAKANQKIKTVDDLLNSGETWEIK from the coding sequence TTGTAAGCGACCAGATGGTTAAATGGTGCCCGGGCTGCGGTGCTCATGCCATCCTCTCTTCCGTTGCCAATGTTTTTCCTAAAATCGGATACCGTAAGGAAAACTTTATGTTCGTTTCAGGCATCGGATGTTCCTCACGGTTTCCCTATTATGTTAACACTTACGGCATCCATGGTATTCACGGCCGGGCGGCAGCCATCGCTTCAGGCGTGAAAATCTCAAATCCCCATCTCAGTGTCTGGGTAGCTACCGGCGACGGTGACTCCATGGCCATCGGAGGAAACCATTTTATTCACATTATCCGCAGAAACATTGATGTGAATATTATGCTTTTCAACAACCAGATTTACGGGCTGACCAAAGGTCAGTATTCGCCCACCACGCCTATGGGAAGCATCACCAAAACATCTCCCCAGGGAACCATTGAACATCCGTTTAACCCCGGCGAACTTGTGCTGGGCGCACAGGGAACTTTCTTTGCCAGGGTAATTGATGCCGTGCCCAGATTGATGACCGAGGTAATGTTTGAGGCCGCCAAACACGACGGAACTTCGGTTGTGGAAATCCTGCAGAATTGCATAATTTTTGCCGACAAAACCCATGATTCTGTCACAAATAAGGAACACCGCGACGACCGAACCATTGTCCTCCGCAACGGCGAACCCATGATCTTCGGAAAAAACAAAGACAAGGGCATCCGCCTGAACGGAACACGACTTGAAGTTGTAAACCTTGGCGAAAACGGCGTAACCGAGGAAGATCTGCTTGTGCATGACGCCTATCAGCAGGATCCCGGCATTCACCTGATGCTGGCCAAAATGTCATATCCCCACTTCCCCGTTGCACTCGGCGTGATCCGTTCGGCCATGTACCCCACCTACGATGATATGGTGGAAGAACAGATCGCCTATGCGAAAGCCAACCAGAAAATCAAAACTGTTGACGATCTGCTGAACAGCGGCGAAACCTGGGAAATCAAATAA
- a CDS encoding GNAT family N-acetyltransferase has protein sequence MEIQLFDSQGSGRAFIQGDNGSLAEMTWISGGKDHIIIDHTRVDESLRGTGTGKKLLDAIVTMASQRNLKIRPVCPFVVAMFRKHPEYAGVILHE, from the coding sequence ATGGAAATACAACTTTTTGATTCACAAGGCAGCGGGCGTGCCTTTATCCAGGGGGATAACGGGTCGCTGGCCGAAATGACCTGGATTTCGGGCGGGAAAGATCATATCATCATTGATCATACGAGGGTGGATGAATCGTTGCGCGGCACCGGTACGGGTAAAAAATTGCTGGATGCTATTGTAACAATGGCATCACAGCGCAACCTGAAGATCAGGCCGGTTTGCCCTTTTGTGGTGGCCATGTTCAGGAAGCATCCTGAATACGCCGGGGTCATCCTGCATGAATAA
- a CDS encoding TlpA family protein disulfide reductase — translation MRLLLHLFVFLIAAHSLSAQVAVETAPDFTVKDVDGNQHHLYDYLDDGKLVVIDFFTTNCGPCQTYASEVSASYEYFGCNYSDVIYLGINWGSDNDLVRQFDSVWGAYYPSVSGLQGGGNAVVDIYQVQSYPTVILIAPDRSILNNHIWPPEAVNINAEVLAAGGSPMSCTVNAGLLQPETRERLQVFYPDERVVQIVPAGLKDKVYRLAVYGMDGRRVFEGFPTASGQSLQLAGGMYVAILTADGRRAAFTKFIVR, via the coding sequence ATGCGGTTGTTGTTACACCTTTTTGTATTCCTGATTGCGGCGCATTCGCTCAGCGCACAGGTGGCAGTGGAAACCGCCCCGGATTTTACCGTCAAGGATGTTGACGGGAATCAGCACCACCTGTATGATTATCTGGATGACGGTAAGCTGGTGGTGATAGACTTTTTCACCACCAATTGCGGGCCCTGTCAGACTTATGCTTCCGAGGTCAGTGCATCCTATGAGTATTTTGGATGCAACTATAGTGATGTCATTTACCTTGGCATCAACTGGGGCAGCGACAATGACCTTGTGCGGCAGTTTGACTCCGTCTGGGGCGCTTATTATCCTTCGGTAAGCGGATTGCAGGGCGGCGGCAATGCCGTGGTAGATATCTATCAGGTGCAGTCGTACCCTACCGTTATCCTGATTGCGCCCGACCGCAGCATACTCAACAATCATATCTGGCCTCCGGAAGCGGTCAACATCAATGCGGAAGTGCTGGCGGCAGGTGGTTCTCCAATGAGTTGTACCGTGAATGCCGGATTGCTGCAGCCGGAAACAAGGGAGCGCCTGCAGGTTTTCTATCCGGATGAGCGAGTTGTTCAGATTGTTCCAGCCGGCTTGAAGGACAAAGTTTACCGGCTGGCGGTATATGGAATGGACGGACGCCGGGTATTTGAAGGATTCCCGACCGCATCCGGACAATCGCTGCAACTTGCCGGAGGAATGTATGTGGCCATATTAACGGCTGATGGCCGGCGTGCTGCATTCACTAAGTTTATCGTCCGCTGA
- a CDS encoding aldo/keto reductase, with translation MKFPSTLNVFRLNSGAAMPVVGLGLYQMPNNHLTQKAVDNALKNGYRHIDTAAIYHNEEVVGKAMVTSLIPREQVFVTTKLWNSDHGYDHAIKACHASLARLGLDYVDLYLIHWPVQGKRKDTWRALETLLEDGKCKSIGVSNYMAHHLEELLGYCKVPPAVNQIELHPYIFSTRAETIDLCRNAGIIPVAYSPLTKGVKLGDPRLQKIASKYGKSTAQLLIRWALQQGFAAIPKSSVISRIIENINVFDFEISANDMEELNSLDENLVTGWDPAGAL, from the coding sequence ATGAAATTTCCGTCAACCCTCAATGTTTTCCGTTTAAATTCCGGAGCAGCCATGCCGGTGGTCGGGCTGGGGTTATACCAGATGCCCAATAACCACCTTACCCAAAAAGCTGTTGACAATGCCCTGAAGAACGGTTACCGGCATATTGATACGGCAGCCATCTATCATAATGAGGAAGTGGTGGGCAAGGCCATGGTTACGAGTCTGATCCCCAGGGAGCAGGTATTTGTCACCACCAAATTGTGGAATTCGGATCATGGATACGACCATGCCATCAAAGCCTGTCATGCCAGCCTCGCCCGGCTTGGTCTTGATTATGTTGACCTGTACCTGATTCACTGGCCGGTTCAGGGTAAGCGTAAAGACACGTGGCGGGCGCTTGAAACCTTGCTTGAGGATGGAAAATGTAAATCCATAGGGGTCAGCAATTATATGGCGCACCATCTTGAAGAACTGCTGGGCTATTGCAAAGTCCCGCCTGCTGTCAATCAGATCGAACTCCATCCTTATATATTCTCTACCCGGGCTGAAACCATTGACCTCTGCCGCAATGCGGGCATTATACCGGTTGCATACAGTCCCCTGACCAAAGGCGTCAAGCTGGGAGATCCGCGTTTGCAGAAAATTGCCTCAAAATACGGAAAATCAACTGCCCAGCTGCTGATCCGTTGGGCTTTGCAGCAGGGTTTTGCCGCTATCCCGAAATCATCCGTAATTTCCCGGATCATTGAAAACATCAATGTTTTTGATTTTGAGATATCAGCAAATGATATGGAGGAGCTGAACAGCCTGGATGAAAACCTGGTAACCGGCTGGGACCCTGCCGGGGCATTGTAA
- the deoC gene encoding deoxyribose-phosphate aldolase, whose amino-acid sequence MNKHHNFSPEVVAGQIAGILADPFKEFGSKHDAMRFALGILDLTTLEGADTKQKVEALCRKAVSFSEKGLPNVAAVCVYPVFARQVHTLLEGTGIHTACVAGAFPAGQSPIHVKLAEVKYAVEEGADEIDMVISRGKLLEGEYIEVFDEINAIKEVCGNVHLKVILETGELTDLPRIYDASVIAMKAGGDFIKTSTGKINPAATPEAAYVMLQAIRDYYESTGKITGFKPAGGISTPEQALVYVRLVESILGPEWLNPVLFRIGASRLADNLANELSGK is encoded by the coding sequence ATGAACAAACACCATAACTTTTCCCCGGAGGTGGTTGCCGGTCAGATTGCCGGAATCCTTGCTGATCCTTTTAAGGAATTCGGTAGTAAACATGATGCCATGCGTTTTGCACTCGGTATCCTCGACCTGACTACCCTTGAAGGAGCCGATACAAAGCAGAAGGTAGAGGCGCTCTGCAGGAAGGCCGTGAGTTTTAGTGAAAAAGGACTTCCCAATGTTGCGGCAGTATGTGTCTATCCGGTTTTTGCACGGCAGGTGCATACCCTGCTCGAAGGGACCGGTATTCATACAGCCTGCGTGGCCGGAGCTTTTCCTGCCGGGCAATCGCCCATTCATGTGAAACTTGCGGAAGTAAAATACGCGGTGGAAGAAGGCGCCGATGAAATAGATATGGTCATTTCCAGGGGAAAACTACTTGAGGGAGAGTATATTGAAGTATTTGATGAAATCAACGCCATCAAAGAAGTTTGTGGGAATGTTCATCTTAAGGTCATTCTTGAAACAGGGGAACTGACAGATCTTCCCAGGATCTACGATGCATCCGTGATTGCCATGAAAGCGGGGGGCGATTTTATTAAAACTTCCACGGGAAAGATCAACCCGGCAGCCACCCCCGAAGCGGCTTATGTTATGCTGCAGGCCATACGCGATTACTACGAGAGCACCGGAAAAATCACGGGATTCAAGCCCGCCGGCGGCATTTCAACCCCTGAGCAGGCGCTGGTTTATGTTAGGCTTGTGGAATCCATTCTTGGCCCCGAATGGCTGAACCCCGTACTGTTCCGGATTGGCGCCAGCCGCCTGGCTGACAACCTGGCCAATGAACTGAGTGGTAAATAA